A portion of the Calliphora vicina chromosome 5, idCalVici1.1, whole genome shotgun sequence genome contains these proteins:
- the Elp4 gene encoding elongator complex protein 4, translating into MSSFRKRVVRRPIPGTRTSPQTGQVITSSGNPSLDVILGGGLPLGSICLIEEDKFVSYSKVLAKYFMAEGVLSKQSIFLGSLDDTPKELLKKLPEHCDVATYDENPETSKNGLRIAWRYNDLPIVNSEQATEKIGHNFNLMEFMDPKLLESAHTITWSDNPLDNDIVVNQDEDEDGWDLKDPGNDFDNENDAAYVMDSSKEIELENSKNNSTPNPALCLDDKQEVVEDKNATGSTETSASSSMPTPPSPLCKPPVENQLFHNAKYFRLLKEVHNLLGDDKFHSGGFLVKRSLCRVCITSLGSPQWYDENFGEDLLKFLTILRAAVRSSVSVCFITMPMHLVAKYDDTLVAKIRNLVDYAIELESFAGSDKETNPAFKEYNGLFQLRKIAAINTLSAYMPETTDLAFKLKRKKFVIEKLHLPPELQDDSNAAAKQDVKPTLSCGSNTSPNLNTSLDF; encoded by the exons ATGTCTAGTTTTCGCAAAAGAGTCGTTCGTCGACCTATACCGGGCACTCGTACCAGCCCACAGACTGGCCAAGTGATAACATCAAGTGGAAATCCCTCATTGGATGTCATATTGG GTGGAGGTTTACCCCTTGGCTCAATATGTCTCATAGAGGAGGATAAATTTGTATCCTATTCAAAAGTGTTGgccaaatattttatggccgaAGGTGTCTTATCCAAACAGTCCATATTCTTGGGTTCATTGGACGACACTCCCAAGGAATTGTTGAAAAAACTACCCGAACATTGTGATGTCGCCACCTATGATGAAAATCCCGAAACAAGTAAAAATGGTTTACGTATAGCCTGGCGTTACAATGATTTACCCATAGTAAATTCTGAACAGGCAACGGAAAAAATTGGacataatttcaatttgatggaATTCATGGATCCCAAGTTATTGGAAAGTGCCCACACCATCACCTGGTCCGATAATCCCCTAGACAATGATATTGTAGTTAATCAGGATGAAGACGAGGACGGCTGGGATCTCAAAGATCCTGGCAATGATTTCGACAATGAAAATGACGCCGCCTACGTAATGGATTCGAGCAAAGAAATCGAATTGGAGAATTCGAAAAATAACTCCACACCAAATCCTGCTTTATGTTTGGATGATAAACAAGAGGTGGTCGAGGATAAAAATGCTACTGGTTCTACGGAAACTTCTGCTTCATCGTCCATGCCTACACCACCTTCACCCTTGTGTAAGCCGCCGGTGGAAAATCAGCTATTCCataatgcgaaatatttccgtcTACTCAAAGAGGTGCACAATTTATTGGGTGATGATAAATTTCATTCGGGTGGTTTTTTGGTGAAGCGTAGCTTATGCCGCGTATGCATTACGTCTTTGGGTTCGCCCCAGTGGTATGATGAGAATTTCGGTGAGGATTTACTCAAGTTTTTGACCATTCTACGTGCGGCTGTCCGTTCATCAGTTTCGGTGTGCTTTATAACGATGCCAATGCATCTGGTGGCTAAATAT GATGATACATTGGTTGCGAAAATACGTAATTTAGTCGATTATGCCATTGAATTGGAATCATTTGCCGGTTCGGATAAAGAAACAAATCCAGCTTTCAAAGAATACAATGGCCTATTTCAATTGCGTAAAATTGCAGCCATTAATACACTAAGTGCCTACATGCCGGAAACAACTGATTTGGCATTTAAATTGAAACGCAAAAAGTTTGTCATTGAAAAATTACATTTGCCACCGG AATTACAAGATGATTCAAACGCTGCTGCTAAACAAGATGTGAAACCAACACTTAGTTGTGGCAGTAATACAAGTCCAAATTTGAATACTTCTTTGGATTTTTAA